Proteins encoded within one genomic window of Besnoitia besnoiti strain Bb-Ger1 chromosome II, whole genome shotgun sequence:
- a CDS encoding transporter, major facilitator family protein (encoded by transcript BESB_034490), with the protein MAPLKSCTAGLSALLPDSSHPAAKQTTPLGVNRYVLLVIYMLYAVLTSSVYFGWRSMSAMLFKSGQFSWVCDSEEKLEAENSEYLCELQDTKVQSLFTIAMACHFTCSALAGYLLDTVGPKVVALLGQAFNALAWILLAFSGPGFRAVYPAFVFMGAGADVSVYPTLLIVSLFPGSTALIMASLGACISTSFFVPLVLRTIWDTTGISFQAVCIGYAVAGPILCAVLAVFFIPLKAFKGVDTFTAAVEAEKVANVAAGPAKSEADVYQTAVTECSEPGAGEHPENHQNQAVVADLASDPRLEKQKVSFSSQACTFLYFGICLYFTVCGWVMAYYQEAAGRFLSKNAEYTLEIMTPLSTIPCLIFGVVINRIGIMPVILTLNTIGLFTYVCVVAAESVVAQYFSVVFFFMYISIFTTQMYVFVEATFDSAHFGKLIGFASLIGGLLSLISNVLYGDVTVGLLNGNTQPVVMALIVVLVLMYPLLLFMQKKKMMKEKHQQEDIRNRVMELKAAYDADVA; encoded by the coding sequence ATGGCGCCTCTAAAATCGTGTACAGCTGGGTTGAGTGCCCTCCTTCCGGATAGTTCCCATCcggccgcgaagcagacgacgccgTTGGGGGTTAACCGATACGTCCTTCTGGTCATCTACATGTTGTACGCTGTGCTGACGTCGTCTGTGTATTTTGGGTGGCGCAGCATGAGCGCGATGCTGTTCAAGTCTGGACAGTTTTCGTGGGTATGTGATTCGGAGGAAAAGCTGGAAGCAGAGAACAGTGAATATTTGTGCGAGCTGCAGGATACCAAAGTGCAGTCTCTGTTCACTATTGCTATGGCGTGTCACTTCACCTGCAGTGCACTTGCGGGATATTTGCTCGACACGGTTGGTCCGAAAGTAGTGGCCTTACTGGGTCAAGCGTTCAACGCGTTAGCGTGGATTCTCCTTGCATTTTCGGGGCCCGGGTTCCGAGCTGTGTATCCCGCGTTCGTCTTCATGGGAGCGGGGGCGGATGTCAGTGTGTACCCGACACTTCTGATTGTATCCCTGTTTCCGGGATCAACGGCCCTGATCATGGCGTCTCTTGGTGCGTGCATTTCTACAAGCTTCTTCGTTCCGCTTGTTCTCCGAACCATATGGGACACTACGGGCATCTCGTTCCAGGCCGTTTGCATTGGTTATGCTGTTGCGGGGCCCATTTTGTGTGCCGTCTTGGCGGTCTTCTTTATTCCGCTTAAGGCGTTCAAGGGGGTGGATACGTTCACAGCAGCGGTAGAAGCGGAGAAGGTGGCGAATGTCGCTGCCGGTCCTGCAAAGTCGGAAGCGGATGTTTACCAGACAGCGGTGACGGAGTGTAGTGAGCCAGGGGCTGGAGAGCACCCGGAGAACCACCAGAATCAGGCTGTAGTCGCAGATCTTGCAAGTGACCCTCGGCTGGAAAAGCAAAAGGTATCGTTCAGTTCACAGGCGTGTACGTTCCTCTACTTTGGAATTTGCCTGTACTTTACAGTATGTGGGTGGGTCATGGCCTACTACCAAGAGGCTGCTGGAAGGTTCCTGAGTAAGAATGCAGAGTATACTCTCGAAATCATGACGCCACTTTCGACGATTCCTTGTCTGATTTTCGGCGTCGTGATCAATAGGATTGGTATCATGCCTGTCATTCTTACCCTCAATACCATCGGCTTGTTCACGTACGTCTGCGTGGTGGCGGCCGAGAGTGTTGTGGCCCAGTACTTTTCAGTGGTATTCTTCTTCATGTACATCTCCATTTTCACTACGCAGATGTATGTCTTCGTGGAGGCGACTTTCGATTCTGCCCATTTCGGGAAACTGATTGGCTTTGCAAGTCTCATTGGAGGCCTGCTATCGCTTATCAGTAATGTGCTGTATGGAGATGTCACCGTAGGTTTGCTAAATGGAAATACACAGCCTGTCGTTATGGCGCTGATTGTTGTTCTCGTTCTCATGTACCCGTTGTTGCTGTTCATGCAAAAGAAGAAAATGATGAAAGAAAAACATCAGCAAGAAGATATTCGAAATCGGGTTATGGAACTGAAGGCTGCATATGATGCCGATGTCGCGTGA
- a CDS encoding Adenosine/AMP deaminase domain-containing protein (encoded by transcript BESB_034500) — protein MAGGISQPPGEFQWRADCCCCCGHGVPADVLLEYARGIPKVELHVHVEGTLQLGMAVKIGEKNGVPVEGTGAVSEEDSGASGTAFGDLDSFLAEYVKREKVLRNREDFFDLVLSYLEASAALNVKHVELFFDLQSHIKRMAQKEVLQGIYDACCEAEKRWGVTSKRIMCFVRNLPVEDHIRCLEEVQPYLSMIDGVGLASSEKGNENYKFEAAFDLAKKKGLPCVAHAGEEGPAKNVVDALRLNHATRIDHGTASVQDAGLLKYLLANQVPLTACPLSNVCLGVCRGTEEHPLLRCSPQCGVANKDTATKLQAQRDHLRRAQLEKLKAAAEKDPKSLAVAPKPVVLASSTESESLLGGLAEFDNLLPLGTRRETGSRIGIQFEGLIDQGLQVTINSDDPAYFGGDICENFRSIIETNRLGHQSGTAGGAANGALLRESLHWRLGTIKTVVLNSVYAAFLPLDKKRHLAQEVENFDAEFRKKHNISNEVWSIPPTI, from the exons ATGGCGGGTGGTATATCTCAGCCTCCAGGTGAATTCCAGTGGCGCGCAGActgctgttgctgctgcgGTCACGGCGTCCCTGCAGACGTTCTGCTCGAGTACGCGCGAGGCATTCCCAAAGTGGAACTGCATGTTCATGTGGAAGGTACCTTGCAGTTGGGCATGGCCGTGAAAATAGGGGAAAAGAACGGCGTCCCAGTCGAGGGCACCGGCGCGGTTTCTGAGGAAGATAGCGGGGCCTCCGGCACGGCATTTGGCGATCTGGACTCTTTCCTCGCGGAGTACGTCAAGCGCGAGAAGGTCCTACGCAACCGCGAGGATTTCTTCGATTTGGTCCTGAGCTACCTCGAGGCCTCAGCCGCCCTGAATGTCAAGCATGTCGAGTTGTTCTTCGACCTGCAGTCGCACATCAAGCGGATGGCGCAGAAGGAAGTCTTGCAA GGAATTTATGATGCATGCTGCGAGGCCGAGAAGCGCTGGGGAGTTACATCGAAGAGAATTATGTGCTTCGTGCGCAACCTCCCGGTCGAGGACCATATCCGCTGCCTGGAGGAGGTAC AGCCGTATCTGTCCATGATCGACGGCGTTGGTCTCGCGTCTTCGGAGAAGGGCAACGAGAACTACAAGTTCGAAGCCGCATTCGATTTGGCTAAGAAAAAGGGGCTTCCGTGTGTTGCACATGCAG GTGAAGAAGGCCCCGCCAAAAACGTTGTCGACGCGCTGAGACTGAATCACGCGACTCGCATTGATCACGGCACCGCGTCAGTGCAAGACGCGGGACTGCTGAAATACCTCTTGGCTAACCAAGTGCCGCTGACTGCCTGCCCGCTGTCGAACGTATGCTTAGGCGTTTGCAGGGGAACGGAAGAACACCCGCTCTTGCGTTGCTCGCCGCAGTGTGGCGTGGCGAACAAGGACACTGCCACGAAATTGCAGGCTCAACGCGACCAtctccggcgcgcgcagctcgagaaGCTGAAAGCTGCTGCGGAGAAGGACCCTAAATCGCTCGCAGTCGCGCCGAAGCCAGTTGTCTTGGCTTCCTCTACGGAATCGGAGTCCTTGCTCGGGGGTCTGGCGGAATTTGACAACTTACTTCCTCTGGGCACCAGGAGAGAGACCGGGAGCCGGATCGGCATCCAGTTCGAGGGCCTGATTGATCAAGGTCTTCAAGTCACCATCAACAGCGATGATCCCGCGTACTTTGGTGGAGACATTTGCGAAAACTTCCGCTCTATCATCGAAACAAACAGGCTCGGACACCAGAGTGGAACCGCCGGAGGAGCTGCCAATGGagccctcctccgcgagagCTTGCACTGGCGGTTGGGCACGATCAAAACGGTCGTACTGAACTCCGTCTACGCtgccttcctccctctcgaCAAAAAGAGGCACCTTGCTCAAGAAGTCGAGAATTTTGATGCAGAATTCAGGAAGAAGCACAACATTTCAAATGAAGTATGGAGCATTCCTCCGACAATATGA
- a CDS encoding aquaporin 1 (encoded by transcript BESB_034530) — MSRPVVRELRQNPPPALVTGTRRYAKPARYAAFVHVQALKSSPQVPCCFRTVHGKERFSDISALDLLFVSQTQRGANGSRLCAFFRPPTSARLSTREAALAKRGGRERAGKGRHPGKDIRPRTMEENNVPKSNAPGAQGDGAADVEVGARQDPKSLKREQNTLVPAVSAAHTYRSSLDHGDGRLRSGSRAAALNRRMESNIFLGRIHPSRQPGRVSGGEIQLHSPLSAEAYGLAPTIRIGPDGEFHPLAGVAEGGGAVAENAEEYQNPQGVCERIIFNMQKCLCEFFATMIIVSAVAFGLAKAEGEKAAPFSITSTIFALITLFKDISGAHFNPAVSCTIFMTDPRFTLVDLLSYVCAQLLGGIVGAFIGYGIMGKALDILPLDPGMSASRQLFHEVIPTMVMIYAVLALVFGSGVTWELTIPFVVSACILAGAFAGATMNPAVTFGIFVSNICTKNTNIDVDALMVTLFGPFLGGMFAFVGYIATHAYHNPVPLRFLNFKGT; from the exons TCGCCCCAGGTTCCGTGTTGTTTCCGGACAGTTCACGGAAA GGAACGCTTCTCTGACATCTCAGCGTTGGATCTTCTGTTCGTTTCCCAGACACAGCGTGGCGCGAACGGTTCACGGCTGTGCGCGTTTTTCCGTCCTCCGAcgtctgcgcggctgtcgaCTCGCG AGGCTGCACTCGCGAAGCGAGGtgggagggagagagcagGAAAAGGCAGACATCCGGGAAAGGACATCCGACCCAGGACGATGGAAGAGAACAACGTTCCAA AGAGCaacgcgccaggcgcgcaaGGGGACGGGGCAGCCGACGTGGAGGttggcgcgcggcaggaTCCGAAGTCGCTGAAGCGAGAGCAGAATACCTTGGTGCCCGCCGTGTCGGCGGCGCACACGTATCGGTCTTCGCTTGACCACGGTGAcggccgcctgcggagtGGGAGCAGAGCTGCAGCCTTGAACAGGCGCATGGAGAGCAACATCTTCCTCGGGCGCATCCACCCCTCAAGACAGCCGGGCCGAGTCAGCG GTGGAGAGATCCAGCTGCACAGCCCATTGAGTGCAGAAGCATATGGCCTTGCTCCGACAATCCGAATTGGACCGGACGGAGAATTCCACCCTTTGGCGGGAG tagcagagggcggcggcgcggtggCAGAGAATGCGGAGGAGTATCAGAATCCACAAGGGGTTTGCGAGCGGATCATTTTCAATATGCAAAAGTGTTTGTGTGAGTTCTTTGCGACTATGATTATTGTCAGTGCGGTCGCCTTCGGTTTAGCGAAGGCTGAAGGGGAGAAAGCAGCGCCGTTTTCAATCACCAGCACTATTTTCGCTCTGATCACGTTGTTCAAAGATATCAGCGGAGCTCATTTCAATCCAGCGGTGTCGTGCACAATCTTTATGACAGACCCGCGTTTCACTTTGGTGGATCTGCTGAGCTACGTATGCGCCCAACTGTTAGGTGGCATCGTGGGAGCGTTCATTGGTTACGGCATCATGGGCAAGGCACTCGATATCCTACCGTTAGATCCTGGGATGAGCGCCAGCCGTCAGCTGTTTCACGAAGTCATTCCGACGATGGTCATGATCTACGCTGTCCTCGCGCTCGTTTTCGGGTCTGGAGTGACATGGGAGTTGACAATTCCCTTTGTCGTTAGTGCGTGTATATTGGCGGGAGCCTTCGCTGGGGCGACGATGAATCCCGCTGTCACCTTCGGTATCTTTGTCTCAAACATCTGCACGAAGAACACCAACATTGATGTAGACGCACTAATGGTAACTTTGTTTGGGCCGTTTCTGGGAGGTATGTTCGCCTTTGTGGGATATATCGCTACGCATGCGTACCACAATCCTGTCCCGCTCCGCTTCCTTAACTTCAAGGGGACCTAA
- a CDS encoding ribosomal protein RPL10A (encoded by transcript BESB_034510), whose protein sequence is MSKLSSDALKKAIGDMLEGSRDKKRKFVETVELQIGLKDYDTQRDKRFSGSVRLPNIPRPRMKVCVMGDAVHCEQAKELGLEYMDVEAMKKLNKNKKLVKKLARKYDAFLASQVLIPQIPRLLGPGLNKAGKFPTLITHNDKLEDKIQEIKSSIKFQLKKVLCMGVAVGNVDMTEEQLRVNLTLAINFLVSLLKKNWNNVKTLHIKSTMGKPQQIYG, encoded by the exons ATGAG CAAGctcagcagcgacgcctTGAAGAAGGCTATTGGGGATATGTTGGAGGGGTCCCGGGACAAGAAGAGAAAGTTCGTGGAGACTGTCGAGCTCCAGATCG GTCTGAAGGATTATGACACGCAAAGAGACAAGCGTTTCAGCGGGAGCGTCAGACTCCCGAACAttcctcgcccgcgcatGAAGGTGTGCGTGATGGGAGATGCGGTCCACTGcgagcaggcgaaggagtTGGGCCTTGAGTACATGGACGTCGAGGCAATGAAGAAGTTGAACAAGAACAAGAAGCTCGTCAAGAAGCTTGCGCGCAAGTACGACGCCTTCTTGGCTTCGCAGGTGCTGATTCCTCAGATTCCTCGTCTACTCGGACCGGGTCTGAACAAGGCTGGCAAGTTCCCCACTCTCATCACCCACAACGACAAGCTGGAGGACAAGATCCAGGAAATCAAGAGTTCGATCAAGTTCCAGCTTAAGAAGGTGCTCTGCATGGGTGTCGCCGTTGGCAACGTTGACATGACCGAGGAGCAACTCCGCGTCAACCTCACTCTCGCCATCAacttcctcgtctctctcctcaaGAAGAACTGGAACAACGTCAAAACCCTCCACATCAAGAGCACCATGGGCAAGCCCCAGCAGATCTACGGCTAA
- a CDS encoding ribosomal protein RPS24 (encoded by transcript BESB_034520), translated as MADAGAFSVRFRKLKTNPLLQRKQFGVDILHPSRGSVSKKELVEKIAKQFRVADPQSVVVFGLKTAFGGGRSSGFAMIYDSPNAAKKFEHRFRLVRLGYTEAKALKGRRAYKELKNRKKKVRGKEKAKCSGAAKK; from the exons ATggcggacgcgggcgcgttcTCCGTCAGGTTCCGGAAGCTGAAGACAAACCCGCTtctgcagagaaaacagTTCGGCGTGGACATCCTCCACCCGAGCCGTGGGTCTGTCTCCAAGAAGGAACTCGTGGAGAAAATCGCCAAACAATTCCGCGTCGCGGACCCGCAGAGCGTCGTCGTTTTCGGTCTCAAGACTGCCTTCGGGGGCGGCAGATCCTCTGGATTTGCGATGATCTACGACAGCCCGAACGCTGCTAAGAAGTTTGAGCATCGCTTCCGCCTTGTCAGGCTCGGATACACCGAGGCCAAGGCCCTCAAGGGTCGTCGTGCGTACAAGGAACTtaaaaacagaaaaaagaag GTCCGCGGCAAGGAGAAGGCCAAGTGCTCTGGCGCAGCCAAGAAATAA